From a region of the Phaseolus vulgaris cultivar G19833 chromosome 6, P. vulgaris v2.0, whole genome shotgun sequence genome:
- the LOC137831599 gene encoding uncharacterized protein isoform X2, whose translation MGFTFYFGSLAGLVSSYDIATPTKEIQWLGSVFTGVFFCVVVYRLTAILSSVLFTGYGKLSSAEKIEWNNRGFSTVHALFVSFASFYLVMLSDFFNEDSQEELVINRSFTFSNSVLGISIGYFLADLAMILWHFPALGGLEYVLHHGLSMFSIIQSLLSGQGQIYILMILFSESTTPFVNLRWHLDIAGLKSSKLYVWNGAALFFGWLIARIFLFIFFFIHLWTHFDEVKEIFPLGFYSLLVVPPVLTMMNLFWFWKIAKGLVRNLSKAKHSE comes from the exons ATGGGATTTACTTTCTATTTTGGTTCGTTGGCTGGTTTGGTTTCCTCCTATGACATTGCTACCccaaccaaagaaattcaatGGCTGGGGTCTGTCTTCACTGGCGTCTTCTTCTGTGTTGTT GTGTATAGATTGACTGCTATTTTGAGTTCTGTGTTGTTCACGGGATATGGCAAATTGAGTAGTGCAGAGAAAATTGAATGGAATAACCG GGGATTCTCAACAGTTCATGCTCTGTTTGTATCATTTGCGTCATTTTACCTTGTGATGTTATCAGACTTCTTCAATGAGGATTCACAAGAAGAACTTGTTATTAATAGATCATTTACTTTCTCAAATTCGGTACTGGGG ATTTCTATAGGTTATTTTCTAGCAGATCTGGCAATGATTCTTTGGCATTTTCCAGCTCTAGGTGGTCTGGAATAC GTTTTACACCACGGGCTGTCCATGTtttcaattattcaatctttgcTAAGTGGTCAAGGACAGATCTACATCCTAATGATTCTATTCTCTGAGAGCACAACTCCTTTTGTAAATCTAAGATG GCACTTGGACATTGCTGGTCTTAAGAGCTCCAAACTGTACGTATGGAATGGTGCTGCATTGTTCTTCGGGTGGTTG ATTGCAAGGATTTTcctatttatattcttttttatccACTTGTGGACCCATTTTGATGAG GTCAAAGAGATCTTCCCATTGGGTTTTTACAGCTTGCTTGTGGTGCCTCCTGTATTGACAATGATGAATTTGTTTTGGTTCTGGAAGATAGCCAAGGGTTTGGTTAGAAATCTTTCAAAAGCAAAGCATAGCGAGTGA
- the LOC137831599 gene encoding uncharacterized protein isoform X1, with protein MHYVFDAVWYFQQVNWMGFTFYFGSLAGLVSSYDIATPTKEIQWLGSVFTGVFFCVVVYRLTAILSSVLFTGYGKLSSAEKIEWNNRGFSTVHALFVSFASFYLVMLSDFFNEDSQEELVINRSFTFSNSVLGISIGYFLADLAMILWHFPALGGLEYVLHHGLSMFSIIQSLLSGQGQIYILMILFSESTTPFVNLRWHLDIAGLKSSKLYVWNGAALFFGWLIARIFLFIFFFIHLWTHFDEVKEIFPLGFYSLLVVPPVLTMMNLFWFWKIAKGLVRNLSKAKHSE; from the exons ATGCATTATGTGTTTGATGCAGTTTGGTACTTTCAACAAGTTAATTGGATGGGATTTACTTTCTATTTTGGTTCGTTGGCTGGTTTGGTTTCCTCCTATGACATTGCTACCccaaccaaagaaattcaatGGCTGGGGTCTGTCTTCACTGGCGTCTTCTTCTGTGTTGTT GTGTATAGATTGACTGCTATTTTGAGTTCTGTGTTGTTCACGGGATATGGCAAATTGAGTAGTGCAGAGAAAATTGAATGGAATAACCG GGGATTCTCAACAGTTCATGCTCTGTTTGTATCATTTGCGTCATTTTACCTTGTGATGTTATCAGACTTCTTCAATGAGGATTCACAAGAAGAACTTGTTATTAATAGATCATTTACTTTCTCAAATTCGGTACTGGGG ATTTCTATAGGTTATTTTCTAGCAGATCTGGCAATGATTCTTTGGCATTTTCCAGCTCTAGGTGGTCTGGAATAC GTTTTACACCACGGGCTGTCCATGTtttcaattattcaatctttgcTAAGTGGTCAAGGACAGATCTACATCCTAATGATTCTATTCTCTGAGAGCACAACTCCTTTTGTAAATCTAAGATG GCACTTGGACATTGCTGGTCTTAAGAGCTCCAAACTGTACGTATGGAATGGTGCTGCATTGTTCTTCGGGTGGTTG ATTGCAAGGATTTTcctatttatattcttttttatccACTTGTGGACCCATTTTGATGAG GTCAAAGAGATCTTCCCATTGGGTTTTTACAGCTTGCTTGTGGTGCCTCCTGTATTGACAATGATGAATTTGTTTTGGTTCTGGAAGATAGCCAAGGGTTTGGTTAGAAATCTTTCAAAAGCAAAGCATAGCGAGTGA
- the LOC137831599 gene encoding uncharacterized protein isoform X3, translating into MHYVFDAVWYFQQVNWMGFTFYFGSLAGLVSSYDIATPTKEIQWLGSVFTGVFFCVVVYRLTAILSSVLFTGYGKLSSAEKIEWNNRGFSTVHALFVSFASFYLVMLSDFFNEDSQEELVINRSFTFSNSVLGISIGYFLADLAMILWHFPALGGLEYVLHHGLSMFSIIQSLLSGQGQIYILMILFSESTTPFVNLRWHLDIAGLKSSKLYVWNGAALFFGWLGSRLANALSTFQTRKGYLLEDCKDFPIYILFYPLVDPF; encoded by the exons ATGCATTATGTGTTTGATGCAGTTTGGTACTTTCAACAAGTTAATTGGATGGGATTTACTTTCTATTTTGGTTCGTTGGCTGGTTTGGTTTCCTCCTATGACATTGCTACCccaaccaaagaaattcaatGGCTGGGGTCTGTCTTCACTGGCGTCTTCTTCTGTGTTGTT GTGTATAGATTGACTGCTATTTTGAGTTCTGTGTTGTTCACGGGATATGGCAAATTGAGTAGTGCAGAGAAAATTGAATGGAATAACCG GGGATTCTCAACAGTTCATGCTCTGTTTGTATCATTTGCGTCATTTTACCTTGTGATGTTATCAGACTTCTTCAATGAGGATTCACAAGAAGAACTTGTTATTAATAGATCATTTACTTTCTCAAATTCGGTACTGGGG ATTTCTATAGGTTATTTTCTAGCAGATCTGGCAATGATTCTTTGGCATTTTCCAGCTCTAGGTGGTCTGGAATAC GTTTTACACCACGGGCTGTCCATGTtttcaattattcaatctttgcTAAGTGGTCAAGGACAGATCTACATCCTAATGATTCTATTCTCTGAGAGCACAACTCCTTTTGTAAATCTAAGATG GCACTTGGACATTGCTGGTCTTAAGAGCTCCAAACTGTACGTATGGAATGGTGCTGCATTGTTCTTCGGGTGGTTG GGTAGTCGGTTGGCTAATGCATTGTCCACATTTCAAACTCGGAAGGGCTATTTGCTTGAAG ATTGCAAGGATTTTcctatttatattcttttttatccACTTGTGGACCCATTTTGA
- the LOC137831599 gene encoding uncharacterized protein isoform X5, translating into MGFTFYFGSLAGLVSSYDIATPTKEIQWLGSVFTGVFFCVVVYRLTAILSSVLFTGYGKLSSAEKIEWNNRGFSTVHALFVSFASFYLVMLSDFFNEDSQEELVINRSFTFSNSVLGISIGYFLADLAMILWHFPALGGLEYVLHHGLSMFSIIQSLLSGQGQIYILMILFSESTTPFVNLRWHLDIAGLKSSKLYVWNGAALFFGWLILERGRRLTMLKNVLDSTTSKLKRQNQNPSPTLVQ; encoded by the exons ATGGGATTTACTTTCTATTTTGGTTCGTTGGCTGGTTTGGTTTCCTCCTATGACATTGCTACCccaaccaaagaaattcaatGGCTGGGGTCTGTCTTCACTGGCGTCTTCTTCTGTGTTGTT GTGTATAGATTGACTGCTATTTTGAGTTCTGTGTTGTTCACGGGATATGGCAAATTGAGTAGTGCAGAGAAAATTGAATGGAATAACCG GGGATTCTCAACAGTTCATGCTCTGTTTGTATCATTTGCGTCATTTTACCTTGTGATGTTATCAGACTTCTTCAATGAGGATTCACAAGAAGAACTTGTTATTAATAGATCATTTACTTTCTCAAATTCGGTACTGGGG ATTTCTATAGGTTATTTTCTAGCAGATCTGGCAATGATTCTTTGGCATTTTCCAGCTCTAGGTGGTCTGGAATAC GTTTTACACCACGGGCTGTCCATGTtttcaattattcaatctttgcTAAGTGGTCAAGGACAGATCTACATCCTAATGATTCTATTCTCTGAGAGCACAACTCCTTTTGTAAATCTAAGATG GCACTTGGACATTGCTGGTCTTAAGAGCTCCAAACTGTACGTATGGAATGGTGCTGCATTGTTCTTCGGGTGGTTG ATTTTGGAGCGGGGAAGACGATTGACAATGCTGAAGAATGTGCTGGACTCTACCACTTCCAAGCTGAAGCGTCAGAACCAGAACCCAAGTCCAACTCTTGTGCAATGA
- the LOC137831599 gene encoding uncharacterized protein isoform X4 has product MHYVFDAVWYFQQVNWMGFTFYFGSLAGLVSSYDIATPTKEIQWLGSVFTGVFFCVVVYRLTAILSSVLFTGYGKLSSAEKIEWNNRGFSTVHALFVSFASFYLVMLSDFFNEDSQEELVINRSFTFSNSVLGISIGYFLADLAMILWHFPALGGLEYVLHHGLSMFSIIQSLLSGQGQIYILMILFSESTTPFVNLRWHLDIAGLKSSKLYVWNGAALFFGWLILERGRRLTMLKNVLDSTTSKLKRQNQNPSPTLVQ; this is encoded by the exons ATGCATTATGTGTTTGATGCAGTTTGGTACTTTCAACAAGTTAATTGGATGGGATTTACTTTCTATTTTGGTTCGTTGGCTGGTTTGGTTTCCTCCTATGACATTGCTACCccaaccaaagaaattcaatGGCTGGGGTCTGTCTTCACTGGCGTCTTCTTCTGTGTTGTT GTGTATAGATTGACTGCTATTTTGAGTTCTGTGTTGTTCACGGGATATGGCAAATTGAGTAGTGCAGAGAAAATTGAATGGAATAACCG GGGATTCTCAACAGTTCATGCTCTGTTTGTATCATTTGCGTCATTTTACCTTGTGATGTTATCAGACTTCTTCAATGAGGATTCACAAGAAGAACTTGTTATTAATAGATCATTTACTTTCTCAAATTCGGTACTGGGG ATTTCTATAGGTTATTTTCTAGCAGATCTGGCAATGATTCTTTGGCATTTTCCAGCTCTAGGTGGTCTGGAATAC GTTTTACACCACGGGCTGTCCATGTtttcaattattcaatctttgcTAAGTGGTCAAGGACAGATCTACATCCTAATGATTCTATTCTCTGAGAGCACAACTCCTTTTGTAAATCTAAGATG GCACTTGGACATTGCTGGTCTTAAGAGCTCCAAACTGTACGTATGGAATGGTGCTGCATTGTTCTTCGGGTGGTTG ATTTTGGAGCGGGGAAGACGATTGACAATGCTGAAGAATGTGCTGGACTCTACCACTTCCAAGCTGAAGCGTCAGAACCAGAACCCAAGTCCAACTCTTGTGCAATGA
- the LOC137831601 gene encoding aspartyl protease family protein 2-like, with the protein MVMKVSLILVLFSIFCVTFKMYTEVDAQNDHINDPTLTNEESYKKATSSEPTRLNKEEGGVYDISANPHKRSKMLRLRRRPMNNGNEPKTHAMDSAIRDLVRIQTLHRKVTEKKEGIAIQQQSNPSKAFVASLESTIDELSGSIVATLKSGASLGTGEYFIDMFVGTPPKHVWLIFDTGSDLSWIQCDPCYDCFEQNGPLYNPKNSSSYRNISCHDPLCQLVSSPDPLQPCKVENQTCPYFYEYADGSNTTGDFALEKFTVNLTWPNGKEKFKPVVDVMFGCGHWNKGFFHGAAGLLGLGRGPLSFFSQLQSIYGHSFSYCLTDLFSNTSTTSKLVFGEDKELLNNHNMNFTSFLAGEETPDDTFYYLQIKSIMVGGEELDIPEQTWHWLSEGAASGGTIIDSGSTLTFFPDPAYGIIKEAFEKKIKVQKIAVDDFIMSPCYSVSGALQVELPDFGIHFADGAVWNFPAENYFYQYELDEVICLAILKTPHHSHFTIIGNLLQQNFHILYDMKRSRLGYSPRRCAEV; encoded by the coding sequence ATGGTCATGAAGGTTTCCCTTATTTTGGTCCTCTTTTCAATTTTCTGTGTCACTTTCAAAATGTACACTGAAGTTGATGCTCAAAATGATCACATCAATGATCCAACTCTCACCAACGAAGAATCTTACAAGAAAGCCACAAGTTCAGAACCAACTAGATTGAACAAGGAAGAAGGTGGAGTTTATGATATATCAGCAAATCCTCACAAAAGGTCAAAAATGTTACGCCTAAGGCGTAGGCCAATGAATAATGGCAACGAGCCTAAAACACATGCAATGGACTCAGCAATCAGGGATTTGGTCAGAATTCAGACTCTTCATAGAAAAGTCACAGAGAAAAAGGAAGGCATCGCCATCCAGCAGCAGAGCAACCCTTCTAAGGCTTTTGTAGCATCATTGGAATCTACTATAGATGAGCTTTCAGGTAGCATCGTGGCAACCTTGAAGTCTGGGGCCTCTCTTGGCACAGGAGAGTATTTCATAGACATGTTTGTAGGAACACCTCCTAAACATGTTTGGTTGATATTTGACACTGGAAGTGACCTCAGTTGGATTCAATGTGATCCTTGTTATGATTGTTTTGAACAAAACGGACCCCTTTATAATCCCAAGAACTCTAGTTCTTATAGGAACATAAGCTGCCATGATCCCCTGTGCCAACTGGTTTCTTCCCCAGACCCTCTTCAGCCTTGCAAAGTTGAAAACCAAACATGTCCTTATTTCTATGAATATGCAGATGGTTCAAACACAACAGGAGATTTCGCATTAGAAAAATTTACTGTAAACCTCACCTGGCCTAATGGGAAGGAAAAGTTTAAGCCGGTAGTGGATGTGATGTTTGGTTGTGGTCATTGGAATAAAGGCTTTTTTCATGGAGCTGCTGGGTTGTTAGGACTTGGGAGAGGACCTCTCTCCTTTTTCTCACAGCTTCAATCTATCTATGGTCACTCATTTTCTTATTGTCTCACTGACCTATTCAGCAACACAAGTACTACAAGCAAATTGGTCTTTGGTGAGGACAAGGAGCTATTGAACAACCACAATATGAACTTCACTTCATTTCTTGCAGGAGAAGAAACTCCGGATGATACATTTTACTATCTTCAAATAAAGTCCATCATGGTTGGTGGGGAAGAGCTTGATATTCCAGAACAAACTTGGCATTGGTTATCAGAAGGTGCTGCTAGTGGTGGTACAATTATTGATTCAGGCTCTACCTTAACTTTTTTCCCTGACCCGGCTTATGGTATTATCAAAGAAGCGTTTGAGAAGAAAATTAAAGTGCAAAAAATTGCTGTAGATGATTTTATTATGTCTCCATGTTACAGTGTGTCAGGAGCCCTGCAAGTGGAGCTGCCTGACTTTGGGATTCATTTTGCAGATGGGGCTGTGTGGAATTTCCCAGCAGAGAACTATTTCTACCAATATGAACTGGATGAAGTTATTTGCTTGGCAATTTTGAAAACTCCTCATCACTCTCATTTCACAATTATTGGAAACTTACTACAGCAGAATTTTCACATTCTGTATGATATGAAAAGGTCTAGGCTGGGATATTCTCCAAGGAGGTGTGCTGAGGTTTAG